From Lolium perenne isolate Kyuss_39 chromosome 5, Kyuss_2.0, whole genome shotgun sequence, a single genomic window includes:
- the LOC127303646 gene encoding uncharacterized protein — MVAHTISPVSHFQFTFSNIPNSSQFFGSFPTVATRWMVAQWHSTQHIPNRYGASNSNKRWYSFAKNPVASISPHNLTPNRFHFSLCLPAAIWRRWCWEVDDTGDLAADAAAGKEESKMEPASKGPKLRWPGDGPPRYGVFEDQFTVEINHGGFFSGFGSAKRYVDGAVALFDRCEADTWSPLWLTGFMEQLGYTNPVDYSLYWLLPGKDFGSGLRIVDSDVDTLQMIAVVPKFQYFQLFVDHKKLNTGTTASIDDVVICGSPELVIVSSPMSEKNKGKSAADSTNASKQQQHAGHETRRSRRKLSVEEEADDDSEDSEDSDLDSDWVDSENELEADDDNLFDEWVDETYEANKKSSSKCHEDSDYDTDADLEELEDSDIPEASSGDEVVVKDKHGRKKLKKKVKLKRWRPENMKELEFKIGMVFMSVYELRGAIQEYIVRQRVGVNYIKNDQQRIRACCEGKCPWYLYAAPCSITKSWTIKKYQPEHKWERDFRIKQFTARYLAGKYLEKFRADDKMSLKNFSRLVEQDFNMSASRSKLQRARRCALKQIHGDELAQYNLLWDFAAEIRRSNPGSTMFVNAHASVFQNCYMSLDACRRGFMAGCRPIIGIDGCHMKNKFGGVLLAAVGVDPNDCIYPLAIAIVEVEDTNTWKWFLGTLKDDLRIENTRPWKCRV; from the exons ATGGTCGCGCACACAATCTCCCCCGTCTCCCATTTCCAGTTCACATTCAGCAACATCCCGAACTCATCACAGTTCTTTGGTTCCTTTCCAACTGTTGCTACGCGGTGGATGGTGGCACAGTGGCACTCAACACAGCACATTCCAAACC GCTATGGGGCCAGCAACAGCAACAAACGGTGGTACAGTTTTGCAAAAAACCCCGTGGCTTCCATTTCTCCTCATAACCTCACCCCCAATCGTTTTCACTTCTCGTTGTGTCTCCCGGCGGCGATTTGGAGGCGGTGGTGCTGGGAAGTTGACGACACCGGCGATCTCGCGGCGGACGCCGCCGCGGGGAAGGAGGAGTCGAAGATGGAACCCGCGAGCAAGGGCCCGAAGCTGCGGTGGCCAGGCGATGGCCCGCCGCGCTACG GAGTATTTGAAGACCAGTTCACGGTAGAAATAAACCATGGTGGATTTTTTTCCGGATTTGGTTCAGCTAAGAGATATGTAGATGGTGCAGTAGCTCTGTTTGACCGATGCGAGGCAGACACATGGTCGCCTTTGTGGCTTACTGGTTTTATGGAGCAGCTAGGGTATACAAACCCAGTGGATTATAGTTTGTATTGGTTGCTCCCGGGTAAAGATTTCGGATCAGGACTGCGCATAGTGGACAGTGATGTAGATACACTGCAAATGATTGCTGTAGTGCcaaaatttcagtattttcagttGTTTGTGGATCACAAGAAACTGAATACTGGCACAACTGCAAGTATTGATGATGTTGTCATATGTGGATCTCCTGAATTGGTAATAGTGTCGAGCCCAATGTCTGAGAAAAATAAGGGGAAATCAGCAGCAGATAGTACCAATGCATCAAAGCAACAACAACATGCTGGCCATGAGACCAGAAGAAGCAGGAGGAAGCTGTCTGTAGAAGAGGAAGCGGATGATGACAGTGAAGACAGTGAAGATAGTGATCTTGATTCTGATTGGGTGGACTCTGAAAATGAGCTAGAAGCAGATGATGACAATTTGTTTGATGAATGGGTAGATGAAACATATGAGGCAAACAAAAAGAGTAGCAGCAAATGTCATGAAGACAGTGATTATGACACAGATGCAGATTTGGAGGAGCTTGAAGATTCAGACATTCCAGAGGCAAGTTCAGGTGATGAAGTGGTAGTGAAGGACAAGCACGGAAGGAAGAAGTTGAAGAAAAAAGTTAAGCTCAAAAGGTGGAGGCCAGAGAATATGAAAGAATTGGAATTCAAGATTGGAAtggtttttatgtcagtatatgaGCTTAGAGGAGCAATACAGGAATACATTGTGCGGCAGAGAGTTGGTGTTAATTATATAAAGAATGATCAACAGAGAATTAGGGCATGCTGTGAGGGAAAATGCCCATGGTACCTGTATGCTGCACCTTGTAGCATTACCAAATCTTGGACTATCAAGAAGTATCAGCCAGAACACAAGTGGGAGAGAGATTTTAGGATCAAGCAATTCACAGCAAGATACCTAGCTGGTAAATACTTGGAGAAGTTCAGGGCTGATGACAAGATGTCGTTGAAGAATTTTTCTAGGCTAGTTGAGCAGGATTTCAACATGTCAGCTAGTAGAAGCAAGTTACAGAGGGCCAGAAGGTGTGCGCTGAAGCAAATTCATGGAGATGAACTGGCACAATATAATTTGCTATGGGATTTTGCTGCTGAAATTAGAAGATCAAATCCAGGGAGCACTATGTTTGTCAATGCACATGCTAGTGTGTTTCAAAATTGCTACATGTCACTCGATGCTTGTAGGAGAGGCTTTATGGCAGGTTGCAGGCCTATTATAGGTATTGATGGGTGCCACATGAAAAATAAATTTGGTGGTGTGTTGCTTGCAGCTGTTGGAGTTGATCCAAATGATTGTATATACCCTCTAGCCATTGCCATTGTTGAAGTGGAAGATACAAACACTTGGAAATGGTTTTTGGGCACACTGAAGGATGATCTTCGCATTGAGAACACTAGGCCTTGGAAGTGTAGGGTCTGA